Proteins encoded within one genomic window of Rhinolophus sinicus isolate RSC01 linkage group LG05, ASM3656204v1, whole genome shotgun sequence:
- the LOC141571788 gene encoding uncharacterized protein LOC141571788 — MLGAPAGRTAGGGPCAPLWPLLSSVGARRRLHPPAALPGQSRQRARPVGNRRRRRLLALGLCRSRGGGRALLRPPRRRLSHPRSLPPGWAGPAGTSRPLAPTRSAGRALEPAPRLFSNACRSRTRSLGLRWRPEPRPGRCQEGGREEASLARILRSPCPAPPRRFPAHHPAPRPVPGAVTSRPGVARYRRPELQALGDLKERGDERKGSEPADFPSSEAQLLPRPQSYRSEAFLRRKNTLSTK, encoded by the exons ATGCTGGGGGCCCCCGCGGGGAGAA CGGCAGGAGGCGGGCCCTGCGCTCCGCTCTGGCCCCTCCTGAGCTCAGTCGGGGCGAGGAGGCGCCTCCATCCGCCCGCGGCGCTCCCCGGACAGTCCCGTCAGCGCGCGCGGCCCGTGGGGAacaggcggcggcggcggctcctcgCGCTTGGCCTCTGCCGAAGCCGCGGCGGCGGGAGGGCCCTCCTCCGCCCGCCCAGACGGCGGCTTTCCCACCCTAGGTCGCTCCCGCCGGGGTGGGCGGGACCTGCCGGTACGTCTCGGCCGCTGGCTCCAACCCGGAGCGCCGGCCGAGCCCTGGAGCCCGCCCCTCGCCTCTTCTCCAACGCCTGCCGCTCTAGAACGCGAAGCCTGGGACTGCGGTGGAGACCCGAACCCAGGCCGGGAAGGTGTCAGGAGGGAGGCCGGGAGGAGGCAAGTCTCGCGAGAATCCTTCgctctccctgcccagccccgcCCCGCCGCTTTCCAGCTCACCACCCGGCTCCCCGGCCGGTGCCAGGTGCGGTGACGTCACGGCCGGGGGTCGCGCGCTACCGGCGTCCAG AACTGCAAGCTCTGGGGGACCTAAAAGAAAGAGGCGACGAGAGAAAGGGGAGTGAGCCCGCTGACTTTCCATCTTCGGAGGCCCAGCTGCTACCACGACCCCAAAGTTACCGATCAGAAGCATTTCTTCGTCGGAAAAATACCCtaagcacaaaataa